Within the Naumovozyma castellii chromosome 1, complete genome genome, the region taaataaattaatcaaGCTCatctgaaaatttcaacGTTAATATTACTAAGGAGAACATAAACAAATTCTTGTAAGAACTGATGGACAAATAGCTAAGGAACATCCTGATCATATATGAATGACGATTTACCTAAAGAATATTTCGAACTGATACGAACAGCTCTGCGAAACAAAAAGGATGAACCACAGGAGGAAAgacaattaaagaaacggaaaagaagaacaagaacaactGCAACATCGGTACCTGAAAAGCATGAAGAACAGACCACCCTAGATCTTTCTTCGCCTATCGACAAGTATAGTAACACCCAATTAAAAAGCCCGGAACGGAAAGAAGAACATGCAGGAGAGGCGTCCAATAGTAGTAACACTGAAAtccaagatgaagatgatgacgacgaAAACTATAACTCTGATGATTTCGAAGATGTGACTGAGAATAATAGCACtgatgaaaatatcaatgaCATATCAATAACAATTGAAGATCCCACTAAGAGAAATGAAGCTAAAGGCAAAACTGCTTCTACTAGAAATGTCTGTTCAAGAGAAGACAGGGATAGGCGATATGCATTCCATATGGCTGATCTTTTATGTCTAATGGTCCATGGGTATCTAAGAAATGAATGGTTAAATAGTAGTAAATTCATCGTCAAACTAAGTAAACTGGTACCTGAAAAGGTGTTTCAGTTGTTGCATCCCGTAaaggatgaagaattacCCTTAAGGAGTACCAGAAAATTACTTGATGGTCTCAAAAAGACAATGGAACTTTGGAACAAACATTGGAAAATACTTCAAAAATATGAGGGTGTAGCTTGTTATATGAAGTCTTGGGATGAAATTACGACTAGTACGAAGCCAAACAGCCcattctttctttcaaagaaacaGTTCATTAGACAGGTGATTAAAGGACAGGGTGATAGAGACATTGCAGCTCAAGGATACGTGGCACTATTGAGAGCATGTAATGTCAATGCAAGACTGATAATGTCATGTCAACCACCCGATATTACAgatttaaaagaaaaatgtaaGCCAATAGATATTGATTATGACGATATGGTGAAATATCCAATTTTTTGGTGTGAAGTATGGGATAAGTTTGCTAAAAAATGGATAACCATCGATTGCATGAATTTTCATATAATTGAACAAGTCAAACACCGTTCCAAATTAGAACCTCACGGGGTAGCATGTTGCAAGAGAAATAATCTAAGATATGTTATAGGATATGACAGAAAAAATGGATGTCGAGATGTTACTCGTCGATATGCAGAATGGTATAATGCGAAGACACGGAAAAAACGTATAACCAAGGAGCCCAAGGGCGAGGAATGGTTCAATAAAGTCTTGACGACTCTTCACAGACGGAAACGTACCAAGATTGATGATTATGAAGATGcatatttggaacaaaGGGATTACGACGAAGCAATGCCGGATAACcttcaagatttgaaaaatcatccatattatattttagaGACTGActtaagaagaaatcaagTATTAAAACCTGGTTCTAAAGAATCTGGATACTTACATTTACAAGGAAGCAAAAGCaagaataagaataaattattaaaagtTTATGAACGAAAAAATATCTTGGACTTGAAAAGTGCAAGACAATGGTACATGGAAGGCCGTGTCTTGAAGACAGGATCCCGAAGTTTGAAAACGGTGAAAAGGAGAGCAATGCGACCCTCtttagatgatgaagaagacgaGGAGAGATTATATTCGATAGATGATACAGTGTTATATGTTCCACCTTTGGCCACTAGCGATGGTGAAATTACACCCAACGCATATGGAAATATAGAAGTTTTTGTTCCGACAATGATTCCAGGCAATTGTTGCCTAATAGAGAGTCCTTATGCAATAAAGGCTGCGAAGTTTCTACGAATAAATTATGGTCGTGCAGTTACAGGGTTTAAATTTGAGCGAGGACGAACATCCAAACCTATCATTGGTGGTGTTGTGGTAGCAAACTGGTATAGAGATGCTGTTAAGTCCTGTATCGACGGTATAGAATATTCAGTTGACAATGACAAAAAGCTGGAGGAGGAGCTTGAGTCTCTCAGGTGTTGGCACACacttttatcaaaattgcgtattaaaaagaaattagatGTCATATATGGTACAGTGggtgaagaaaatttgaatttgggAAATGTGTCTGATGAGGATGTAGCTGAAGGAGGAGGCTTTTTCGTTCCTCGAACCGAGAGTTTTCCTGAACCAAATGATTCTGGAACTGATGATAACGAAGATATAAATACAAGAGGCTTTCTTTTAACGAATAAACGTGAAACAGGTGACTCAAACGAATCGACAGAGAGGAATGAATCTCTTGACCGCCAATCTACCAATGACGATGAACTTGAAGACGAttatgataaatttatGGGTGATCTCGATATGTCCGACCCTGAATAATAATGCCATGTGTAAGAACAATTCACTTTATATAATATTCGTTCAAAGTATATAACAATGGACGTAGAGTTTTTTAAATTGTCAGGTATATTACATCACATTGTAAATTTTCGTATGCCATGATCTTTGAAAGATAATACCAACCGTTCAAGTTCAGATTGTTTTGCTTCTATAAAAGTAAGCTAACCTTATGCAAAAGTTGTTATAAAATCCAAAAAGTTAAGTTAAAAGGGTAAAGATCCTTGGTAATATAATGAGTTTTCTTTCTAAGCTTTctcaattaaagaaggcATCCACAACCAATACGTCCATGAAAAACACTTCTAAGGAATCAATACCTAGGAAAAAATCAATAGAAGAGGACATCCCTTCGTTATTACCCACAAACTATATTCGAGATGAAGACCCAGCAGTAAGAAGgttgaaagaattgaggAGAAAggaacaaataaaaaatggCGAGTTTGCTAAGAAACATAAGAAGACAAATCCAAGCACGACtacaaagagaaaaagtAAAAAGGATGATGACAATTTAGCAGCAGATGGATACTCACgtttcaagaagaaacttGGGAGCACTCATACAAGACCTACGCCAGTGAGAACCCTCACAAGAAAGATGGAACcaataaagaagatatcATTTGATGAGTTAATGAAGCAAGCTGAGAACAATGCATCGAGTAAAGAATCATCGGAAGGAATATCAAAGAAGGAATCCCCATCTGCTTCACGACCTCATTTACATAAACCTGGTTTTAGAAGTGCAAGAGATAGAAATAGAGTTTCGAAACCTGTCAAACACCAAACTACTTTGCCAAGGAAAAAGATGTCATTATCTCCAATTAGAAATAGACCTGGATCTAGAGATGCTACTCCTATTAAGATATCGCTGCCCGTAGCCCAACCAAATCAAAGACTAAAACAGCGATTGGAATCGAAAAGGCAACGGCCTAGTGGACGTGATCGCTACGGTAGACCTGAATATGACTATGACGATGAGGATGACATGGATGActttattgaagatgatgaagaggattCTGAAGTTCATAGAAGAATGAAGCTGCATCGTGATGATCCCGGTTATGATAGAGATGAAATCTGGGCAATGTTTAACAAAGGTAGGAAAAGGTCCGAATACGCTTAtgatgaggaggaagatgatATGGAAGCGaatgaaatggaaatattagaagaagaagaacgtGCAGAAGAAATGGCTAGACTTGAGGATAAGCGTGAGGCAGCATGGCTGAAGAAACATGAGGAGGAGAAACGACGTAAGCTGAAAAAATGAACTTTCCACTTATTGACTCAACATGTGTAGAGGTCTTTAGTCATTAAATATTGTCGCAATTGTAAAAATAGATTTAATTTTAAGAGActtctttgttgaaagTTTACAACAATTTTTCAGGAACTTTGAGAGATAATAGGGGCAGTCTAGAACTTACAAAAACAgatttcttgttcctcGTGGCCCAATGGTCACGGCGTCTGGCTACGAACCAGAAGATTCCAGGTTCGAGTCCTGGCGGGGAAgaaatttgtttttttgCATTTTTAAATGCTACTGGCTCTAAATTGAAAGGCTTGAGGCATCTGCCGTTTTATTACTCTGTAAGTGTTTTTTCGATTCTTATATAAAAGTTTTCAAGAAACACAATTTTTAACCGTGAGACGCTCATAATAACCAAccaatcattgaaaaaaggCTTGCTAAACTTTTTGGGAAAAATCCAATACCAAATCGatgtgaaaaatttattgcAAGTAAAATTATTACCCTCTTCACCCTTTGTGAACCCACTATTCTGTTGAGATGGGAACCATTCCATTTGAGTCGCGGGCAACGACACAAATGCACACACCCACACACCCGTGGATGCCAATGAAAAAATGGACGTGtccaaaaaaaatcaaCAATGAGTATATAAATGCGTTGACGAGACGAGACGAAATTTGAGAGTGGAATACCCGCGATGCCCTCCGCTTTGTAAACAACCCtatttttcttgtatttGTATGTGTAAATGTCAGTTTAAAGAAGTAGGACACATTAATGGATATACGAACCGAATAAATCTAATTGGTCGCCACATATTCTTTCCCATCCCACGTTCTGCTTATAATTACTatggaacaacaacaacaacaattagaaaattATGAGACTACCACTGAGGCAccaaatgaagaattaaaggaaGTCTTTGATAGACTGAAGACTCATTTTCCTCCTGcaaaagtgaaaaaaataatgcaaACGGACGATGATATAGGGAAAGTATCTCAAGCCACCCCGGTTATTGCCGGTAGAGCCctggaatttttcatagCATTACTCGTTAAGAAGAGCGGCGATGTTGCCAGAAAGAACGGGACGAAGAGAATAACGGCGGATGTATTAAAGCAAACAATTCTCACAGACGAGAAGCTTGATTTCTTAAGGGAGAATGTTTGTGGAGAGGAAGAACCCACTACCGAGCCAAGCGTCTAGGTACATTTTGATGAAGTAATGATCGTTGATTATCATTTCTCATCGACCTGATGATGAGATCGGATAACTCAACGTCTGAGGGACTATTTTAAGGAAGTAACGAAACGACGCTAAAAGGAACAGTTATATGCGCATACATATATTGTAATACATAATCTATACTTGcatattaataataacataACGAATACAATTTATGGGTGTCATCGCCATCTGCCTAAAACTCCGTTCCAGCTGTCCAAGACCCTCTGTGAAATCCCATAACGACAtgttttgttgttcttcttaATTTGCATATTTGAGTTGATCCTTTAATCGCATGTGTTGTCCGCTGCGGAGTTTCACAGAGCCATCCCAGAAATATCTCGGCCGAATGAAAACTAATGAGTTAAATCGCAATAAATGTTGCCTTCtgtgaaaaaaataattgcTATTATGTCCTCGAAGGAATGCTTTGTCAATTCATCTTGGACCATGCTAGATTCTGTACACTATATAAGACTGTTCCATCTCACCTCATCGCATCGCATCGAGTACTCTTGATCTGTTCAGTGTTAGACCATTTCCCTACTTAATACGGTAAAGAGAAAAATGGGTATTTTATCAGCAGTCACAGCTAATGCCATTATTTGGCCAACTTATATGGTCCTTCTAATATCAGCCTCCGCTATAGCGTATTGGAAACGTGACTCCAAATCATTTCTGTCCTCCAATGGTACGCAGAAAGCGTTACCATTGGCATTCAATTTTGTCGCTTCAGGGTTAGGTTGTGGTGTTCTCTCTGCTTACCCACAAATTGCAAATATCGATGGGTTACATGGATTGCTGGTGTATGCCATCTCAGGTGGTCTCCCCATGTTCGTCTTTGCATGGTTAGGTCCTTTAATTAGGAAGAAGACTCCGAAGGGGTTCGTTCTCACTGAATGGGTCTTTCACCGTTTCGGTTTGATATGTGGTTGGTATTTGAGTGCATGCACCATCCTGACCGTTTATCTTTTCCTCGTCAGTGAAGTGGCCAGTTTGAAATATTGTATTGAAACCATGACAACCATCAAGGCATTACCTGTCATTATTATCGAATGTGTTGTAACAACCATTTATACTTCCATTGGTGGgttcaatatttcattcatCACAGATTTCTTACAAGTGTCTACTGTTTTTGTCTTATTAATTATCGTTGCATGTGCCATGGGTAGTTACATTGAAATCGATCGATCATTAATTGGTCCCTCAGGACTTTTAAAACAGAACAAATTGGGTTGGCAATTAGTTTACATTTTAACTTTTGCTATCTTTACCAATGATTTCTTCATGAGTGGGTTTTGGCTACGTACCTTTGCCTCTAGATCAGACAAGGATTTAATGATTGGTTGTTCAGTCGCATGTGTCATCTTGGTGGTATTCTGTACCGTGGTTGGTGTCACTGGTTTCATTGCCGTATGGGCTGGTTTAGTACAAGTTGCGGACGAAGAGAACTCAGGAGCTGccttttttattttgctGGCACAATTACCAACATGGGTTATGGGATTCACTATGGTTTTTGTCACTGTTTTATCCACATGTACTTTAGATTCTTTACAAAGTGCCCTCGTGTCCACCATATCTAATGATGTCTTCAGAAATAGATTGCATATTATGTGGGTTCGTGGGATTGTCGTCTTAATCATGGTCCCCGTGGTGGTGGTTGGTTTAATTGCAGAGAACGTCCTAAACATATATTTGATTGTGGATTTATTATCCAGTAGTGTGGTTCCTGTTTTAGTTCTTGGGTTTTGGTCCAAATTTGATGATCTTTGGACCGCTTGGGAAGTTATTGGAGGTGGACTTGGTGGTATCTTATCTGTTTGGATCTTTGGTACCGTGTACTATCATTCCGCTCGTGAAGGTGGTAGATTGTTATTAATTTCTAATGGGTTGTATGTGGATGATTGGAGTACATTCGGTGCATTTGTCGTGGCTCCCGGTGGTGGGTTAGTGTTTAGTGGATTTATCTTAGTTATTAGATTGATCTGTGTTAGACTTTACAAGGATGAAGAAGGGTTATTCCATCGTGTCTGTAAAAAGATTGGCGATTGTACCGGTTTAACCAAATTATGTCAATTGAACGATTGGGCTGAAGATTACCTCTTGAAGGGCACTTTTGATACtgatgacgatgaggaTACTGTCACAGCTAGTGAAATTCAAGAGAATATCGATGAGAGTGATAACGGCAGTTTGAAGGATCAAGTGGATGTCCATGAAAGAATTACTTTTTCCCGTACGAACTCTGAAAGTTCCAAGAAGGAGGTGGTTGTCAACAGCATTACTCTTCCGCAAGATTAGTAGCAAGCATTTATAGAACTTTGTAAtctaatataatataatctAATATAATCTCGTTTAACAGGCTGGCGCCGGTGTCTGGGCGTTGTTGCAAAAAGCCCGAGAGACCGATTTCTACTAAGAAAGGATGGACCTGAACAGTGGCACCATTGTTCCACTACAAAGGTTCGTCTTGTCTGTTTCCTCTCACCTTCTGTTCACTTTCACGTTATCACTAGAACGTCGATAAAGCAAACACTCAATTGTTTCTGCTACATATCAACAATCTGTACCCCTCCTGCCGCCCCTCAACACTGCATTGCACGCCACATCACCTTGCCGAACGCCGCATAGATCACTGTTACCGCACCCTTCCCGATTGAATTACTCTACTAAAGGGAAACACGATAAACGGGATTCAATACCGCCAAGCTAAGATATAATCATCTTTTTTCTCTCTGAAAATTGACCACAATTCGTTAAGAACTCCTTTACGCGTTAAGCAACACTCACAAATCAGTTATTCTGCACGGACTCCGCAGCGCCATCtgtgaagaagaaattttatttttagtAAGATCTAAGAAGgacaagaaaaaaacttCCTCGAGGATAAACCATCCATCAACTACCTCAAGATTGCATTACACTCGCTCAAACACTTCGCACTGCATTCATAAACAACAGTGACCATCCATTTgtgtcatcatcatttaacCAACTAAGGACACGAATAATCCTACTATCGCTACTGTTGCCTCgttttttgaaacaaaacTGTTGTAGTTCATATCCTCTATTAAACGAACTAAACGAGCTTCTCCCCTTTTTAAACAATGAATATCCTTTCAACTAATACTCCATCAAGAGACAGTGGTGAGCTAGACAGCATTTACTCTTCAAACTCAACAACATATAATAGAAGATCTGGCTTAATCCCAAGATCAAATTCCACATCTGATCTGTTTGAAATCCCAGATGGTGCCCTTGCTCCTATCCGTCATAAAGTGTCCATCCAGCATCTTCATACTACTAATAACATCAACAATACATACAAACGATCTACTAATAAACCTAGCTCAGAAACgaatattcaaaatcaattacTCATGAAATCTCGTCGCCACTCCTTTCAACCACATCATCATATGGAAAGGTCTCCACAGATGACAAACTTAAGCTCAACTCCCAACCCAACTCAGCCTACTGGAAACGCAAATGTTGGATCACCATTAAAACAGGCAATTTATAACCCAAATTATCATCACATGACGGGTACCGACATTCAAAATAAGAGAATATCTCAGTTGCAAAATAAAAGACCATTACAGAATTATTCTCAACACTCTTACCAAAAGCAACCACAATATCcgcaacaacagcagcacTACCAACCACAGGTACCACCCATGCAGAAACAACATCGACGTAAACCTTCACAACAGCGTCGCCCTAATAGTCATCATGCAATGCACCCAATACCAGAATTCACAAACAAGCCTCAGCTTCGGTTTAACACTGGCACAACTCAAAACATTAAAAACATTCATTCTCAAGTATGGCAAaaacagcaacaacaaaagcCAAACAATGAACCTAAAAAGAAGGAGTTAACTCCATATCAActtcaaaagaaacaaatgaaGGCATCATTCCAATTCCCTAATGGCGAGAGTTTTACACCAAGAAATCAATTCCCTAACTCCAACATTGAAATACCTCCATTCACAAAACAGGATAGTAATGTTAAGGAAAATGTTTCTCAAATACCCGAATCCACAAGAGCATCTAATGATATTTCTACAAAACCCGTGTCCAACCCATCAGTAATTGGAAGATCAAAATCAATGAGTCACATGACAAGAGATAAAACTTCAGATTCAACTTTATTCAACCAAATGGAAGAAcccaaattgaaaagaacTAATTCACAAAAATTAGgttccttcttcaaaaaattcttACCCAGGAACAATAgctcttcatcttcgttGTCGACAATACGATCAGGATCTCCCTCACGCAGTCCATCTCCAGTTAAACTTGAAAACATTAAAGTGGAAAAAAAGGTGCAAAGCGAAACAGAAACAGTATCAGAATCCTCGGTAATGTTTGTGCCCACTTTGGATCCCAAACGTAAACTATGTGATACGGATAATAATCAAAAGGAACCAAAATCTGAGAGCAAGAATGCCAATCCTTCAAAGGATCAAGCTATAATATCACCACCAGTAAGATCGCCAAACAGGCCtgctttggaaaataatgaaacagCAAAACTTTTTTATCATTCCCTAGACGGTTCCCTTTCCTCTACAACAATGACTGATACCGAATCCTCCAAGCCAAACAATTTGGAAGTATCAGATACTTTGATGATTCCTGaaaaaacattgaaaagaCTATATCAAGATTGGGAAAAGGTAACCATAAATAAACCCAAGATTAAGATCCTTACAAGCACCTCTGTGAATTCATCTACCTCATCTACATCATTACCATCATCTCTGAATACTGGCTATTCTTCAgcaacttcatcatctacaGCCTCTAAATCCTTAAGATTTGCCAAAGAAATTACCATATCTGAAACATACTCTCCATTTGAATACTTGAGAGCAGATCCAGATACTTCTACCACTAAGAGTCTATATGGAGATAATTTAGTGTATCTTAAGGGTCATGGctttattaatgaaataaaattcGAAATTAATCAATACAAGAGAAATGAAATGTCTGTACATGAAATGAGTAATGTGAATACTCATTATTTCGTATAATAAcattcttctctttcaacAGAACTTTTTTAACATccatatttaatatatatttttaatacatttcaattcatctttttttaatatctgATGAAAAGCATATACAATATGTACTCTTTAGTAGTTCACGAACTGAATGCTACAGAATGtggtaataatattaaaaccATTATATAAGTATCATGGAGCACTTGATAAAACCCTGAGCACATTAAGCttgttttcaaaaacatattcactttattgaaattaataaacgTTCTGGTTTAAGATTCTATCCATATGTTTACCTTGGGAATCTCCTGCTATGCTCGCCTCTGATTGACTCATAGAGTGTAAATCGCAAAATCCACAGTGCAATATTAATATGGAATCTCTTTCTGCCGTTCTTGCCAAATAAACTGGATCACGTGGCTTTTATTCTACTAATGATTCAGATAGaaacatttatttttataaaatattatccGATATAGTGTAACGGCTATCACATCACGCTTTCACCGTGGAGACCGGGGTTCGACTCCCCGTATCGGAGTTACTTTTTTGAAACCGCTCCTCCTAATGTTTTTTATGAAGAATCAAACATAGAAGGCTAATCCGGTTAATAAAACACACCTCGAAGTAAAtttatattaaaaataCTTAATGAATAATCACGAActaatataaatatttttaagaTAGAGAGTATCAACtttgaatttttattttttcatgaATTTGTTCATCTAGTCCTATTTGGAACGCACGATCGTTCTTGTGTATAAGGGCCATAGGTCTCGAATCTGATTTTTCTGTGCCTGTATTCTCTCTCTCCGGCTTCCAAATAGTTGCACATAATAGtgaacaaaagaaaacGAATGTTGTATGAGGATAAAGATAGTCATTTAaccaaaacaaaaaaacTAGACTCCAAAAGAATTAGGTAAGAATCCTTTCCTCTACCTTTTCTTCCTTAGCACTCTCTTCACTTGACTTTAAGATGTCTTTATTTAAATCTTCGTTATTATTTCCTTCGGCTAGCTCCATCAGAGCGTCACCATTCTCTATATCTTGTTCAACGTTCGGAGTTTTATCACCATATTGAACTTCCTGTTCTTTATGTGTATCTAAATCCTCAGCTATGGAGAGACTAGTATCATCAGCTTGATCGAAACCATTATTTCCtccattaataattgtttttcTAGTGACATTGTTGAAAAAATCAGCAAATACGTCCACAAACATCAATTCTGAAACTTGAGCTACTTGAATCGTACCGTTGTCTATCTGGTCGTTAACTTGATCATAAAAATTGGAGTATTCCTGAATAATAACTTCTTGAATTGCCTCCAGTAAATTAACAACAATTTCATGATCACTAATATAATCACATATGGTATTATAAAAATGTGGgatctttctttcaatatttccCCTCAGCTCAATATTCTTAGCTAATAGATTTCCCGAATGGCCTGGTGACAGATCAAGGCAATCGCCAATAATATCCTTTGTAACACAATCAGTAAACTCCTTAATGACATATCTTAACTCatgaattaattcaaaacGAGCATCTACCATATTATTAACCACTTTGGGAACCAAACCCCTTGCAAAACTGAGCATCGATGATGAATCACTTCTTTTCAAGGCGTCTCtaccattttctttcacAGATTTAAAGAAGTCACCTAAACCAGAAAAATCAAGGTACGTCTCTTGAACagtaaattgaatattaaattcCTGAATTTGGTCCTTAAAcatcaataaattcttcatgTATGCCAACTTCACTTCAAAATTGTTAGAGTTAGGTGATGCCTCAATGGCTATGTTGTATGCCtttcttaaagaaaatacGCAATCATGAACAATATGATGGGCTAAATCGTCAAATACAACTGAATTAATCATctcaaatattttagatAGTAATGCCAGAGCTGTAACTAAAGGTGGATAATATGATCTAATATCGAGAACAGTACCGTCAGATTCTTGATTTCTAATGTTAAATTTTTCGATGTATGCGTTCACAATTGCCTCGTTTTCAACATCTTgagtattattattagtattcTTATTGGATGTTGCTACCA harbors:
- the RAD4 gene encoding Rad4p (ancestral locus Anc_8.225) gives rise to the protein MNDDLPKEYFELIRTALRNKKDEPQEERQLKKRKRRTRTTATSVPEKHEEQTTLDLSSPIDKYSNTQLKSPERKEEHAGEASNSSNTEIQDEDDDDENYNSDDFEDVTENNSTDENINDISITIEDPTKRNEAKGKTASTRNVCSREDRDRRYAFHMADLLCLMVHGYLRNEWLNSSKFIVKLSKLVPEKVFQLLHPVKDEELPLRSTRKLLDGLKKTMELWNKHWKILQKYEGVACYMKSWDEITTSTKPNSPFFLSKKQFIRQVIKGQGDRDIAAQGYVALLRACNVNARLIMSCQPPDITDLKEKCKPIDIDYDDMVKYPIFWCEVWDKFAKKWITIDCMNFHIIEQVKHRSKLEPHGVACCKRNNLRYVIGYDRKNGCRDVTRRYAEWYNAKTRKKRITKEPKGEEWFNKVLTTLHRRKRTKIDDYEDAYLEQRDYDEAMPDNLQDLKNHPYYILETDLRRNQVLKPGSKESGYLHLQGSKSKNKNKLLKVYERKNILDLKSARQWYMEGRVLKTGSRSLKTVKRRAMRPSLDDEEDEERLYSIDDTVLYVPPLATSDGEITPNAYGNIEVFVPTMIPGNCCLIESPYAIKAAKFLRINYGRAVTGFKFERGRTSKPIIGGVVVANWYRDAVKSCIDGIEYSVDNDKKLEEELESLRCWHTLLSKLRIKKKLDVIYGTVGEENLNLGNVSDEDVAEGGGFFVPRTESFPEPNDSGTDDNEDINTRGFLLTNKRETGDSNESTERNESLDRQSTNDDELEDDYDKFMGDLDMSDPE
- the SPT2 gene encoding Spt2p (ancestral locus Anc_8.224), yielding MSFLSKLSQLKKASTTNTSMKNTSKESIPRKKSIEEDIPSLLPTNYIRDEDPAVRRLKELRRKEQIKNGEFAKKHKKTNPSTTTKRKSKKDDDNLAADGYSRFKKKLGSTHTRPTPVRTLTRKMEPIKKISFDELMKQAENNASSKESSEGISKKESPSASRPHLHKPGFRSARDRNRVSKPVKHQTTLPRKKMSLSPIRNRPGSRDATPIKISLPVAQPNQRLKQRLESKRQRPSGRDRYGRPEYDYDDEDDMDDFIEDDEEDSEVHRRMKLHRDDPGYDRDEIWAMFNKGRKRSEYAYDEEEDDMEANEMEILEEEERAEEMARLEDKREAAWLKKHEEEKRRKLKK
- the BUR6 gene encoding negative cofactor 2 transcription regulator complex subunit BUR6 (ancestral locus Anc_8.219); its protein translation is MEQQQQQLENYETTTEAPNEELKEVFDRLKTHFPPAKVKKIMQTDDDIGKVSQATPVIAGRALEFFIALLVKKSGDVARKNGTKRITADVLKQTILTDEKLDFLRENVCGEEEPTTEPSV
- the NCAS0A03750 gene encoding uncharacterized protein (ancestral locus Anc_8.217), whose protein sequence is MGILSAVTANAIIWPTYMVLLISASAIAYWKRDSKSFLSSNGTQKALPLAFNFVASGLGCGVLSAYPQIANIDGLHGLLVYAISGGLPMFVFAWLGPLIRKKTPKGFVLTEWVFHRFGLICGWYLSACTILTVYLFLVSEVASLKYCIETMTTIKALPVIIIECVVTTIYTSIGGFNISFITDFLQVSTVFVLLIIVACAMGSYIEIDRSLIGPSGLLKQNKLGWQLVYILTFAIFTNDFFMSGFWLRTFASRSDKDLMIGCSVACVILVVFCTVVGVTGFIAVWAGLVQVADEENSGAAFFILLAQLPTWVMGFTMVFVTVLSTCTLDSLQSALVSTISNDVFRNRLHIMWVRGIVVLIMVPVVVVGLIAENVLNIYLIVDLLSSSVVPVLVLGFWSKFDDLWTAWEVIGGGLGGILSVWIFGTVYYHSAREGGRLLLISNGLYVDDWSTFGAFVVAPGGGLVFSGFILVIRLICVRLYKDEEGLFHRVCKKIGDCTGLTKLCQLNDWAEDYLLKGTFDTDDDEDTVTASEIQENIDESDNGSLKDQVDVHERITFSRTNSESSKKEVVVNSITLPQD